In the genome of Streptomyces sp. V2I9, one region contains:
- the leuE gene encoding leucine efflux protein LeuE: MLGVTDLPTYLAGLALIVLLPGPNSLYVLSVAARRGVRTGYTAAAGVWTGDAVLMTLSALGAASLLQTTPLLFAVVKYAGAGYLTWMAIGMLRAAVALWRERHRRTAELVESVEAAGAAGTAGAVETAGASGASGASGAAAGPVEKPYRRALLVSLFNPKAILFLISFFVQFVDPGYAYPALSFLLLGTLLQLASFAYLSVLIFGGTRLAAAFRRRKRLSAGATSAAGVLFLGFAAKLSLTSV, encoded by the coding sequence ATGCTGGGTGTCACCGATCTTCCGACGTACCTCGCCGGTCTGGCGCTGATCGTTCTTCTGCCGGGACCGAACTCGCTGTACGTGCTCTCCGTCGCCGCCCGACGCGGCGTGCGCACCGGCTACACGGCCGCCGCGGGCGTCTGGACCGGGGACGCCGTGCTGATGACGCTCTCCGCGCTCGGCGCGGCCTCCCTGCTCCAGACCACGCCCCTCCTCTTCGCGGTCGTCAAGTACGCGGGTGCGGGCTATCTGACCTGGATGGCCATCGGGATGCTGCGGGCGGCCGTCGCGCTGTGGCGCGAGAGGCACCGGCGGACGGCGGAGCTGGTGGAGTCGGTCGAGGCGGCCGGAGCGGCCGGGACCGCCGGGGCGGTGGAGACTGCGGGGGCTTCCGGGGCTTCCGGGGCCTCCGGGGCCGCGGCCGGGCCGGTCGAGAAGCCGTACCGCCGGGCGCTGTTGGTCAGCCTGTTCAACCCGAAGGCGATCCTCTTCCTGATCTCCTTCTTCGTGCAGTTCGTCGATCCCGGCTACGCCTACCCGGCCCTGTCGTTCCTGCTGCTCGGCACGCTGCTCCAGCTCGCCAGCTTCGCGTACCTCTCGGTGCTGATCTTCGGCGGCACGCGCCTGGCTGCCGCCTTCCGCCGCCGCAAGCGGCTGTCGGCGGGGGCCACCTCGGCGGCCGGCGTCCTCTTCCTCGGATTCGCCGCCAAGCTCTCACTCACCAGCGTGTAG
- a CDS encoding tachylectin-related carbohydrate-binding protein: MTLISTRRKARWAGALTAAATVVPLLVGLPGTAHAAEAATCTPTGPMYAVDTAGKLLRTDMPTPLSGGTLDAPGAIDSGWNGYGRVLAGPGARFYGIKSDGLYLSRRTSGTWDIHHKKISPDFGWLAGAASRDRITADRGGRLWVLNHEGHLRANKYDLATEKWTGDSGKIIDQDWDRYDLIVAADAGVVYGRSATDGRLYRSRYDFTSQRWLERHVVESFADWRQYTKGITSIGGDTLVGVTAAGAAHYYRFDENTGDFTVYKKTVAASGWQNYTNVSGAPDACRLTANPTPPSPAAPPENYTPTAAAQSSAGSLEFAYTDNIGRLVHGRMTDPSDFNGVQWTTVSGNEAFTGRPTLAEHSDGRVVITAQNTSGSIWQRTQTAKAGADWNNWVDLAGAMAHRPVTARTPGGLLVQFAVAADGSPWYRVQQRPNVDFMGWMRLTGTGLAGPLQAVTVRDGIQLFATTTTGTLSTARFAESGSLTAWSGLGAQNVSDTPSVVVYPGYRIRVFANDGQGHVITAAQSTENGAFGAWDTVGGLSADGPPSAVISPLTGLTEITARGTDGFIHNTGETVQGSGSWRAWQQASFEASATAPTTFAYTNSSGPTWAYVFRTADNQTRIYQVQQGFARSAATSDANTAPRFTAGVLPRPSGD, from the coding sequence ATGACTCTCATCTCGACACGACGGAAGGCACGTTGGGCCGGCGCGCTGACGGCGGCGGCCACCGTCGTCCCGCTGCTCGTGGGCCTTCCGGGTACGGCGCACGCGGCCGAGGCCGCCACCTGCACCCCCACGGGTCCCATGTACGCGGTGGACACGGCCGGCAAGCTGCTCCGGACCGACATGCCGACTCCCTTGAGCGGCGGGACACTTGACGCTCCGGGGGCCATCGACTCCGGGTGGAACGGTTACGGCCGGGTGCTGGCCGGCCCCGGCGCGCGCTTCTACGGCATCAAGTCCGACGGCCTGTACCTGAGCCGCCGGACCTCCGGCACCTGGGACATCCACCACAAGAAGATCAGCCCGGACTTCGGCTGGCTGGCGGGGGCGGCGAGCCGTGACCGGATCACGGCCGACCGGGGCGGCCGGCTCTGGGTGCTCAACCACGAAGGCCACCTGCGGGCCAACAAGTACGACCTCGCCACCGAGAAGTGGACCGGCGACAGCGGGAAGATCATCGATCAGGACTGGGATCGCTACGACCTGATCGTCGCGGCCGACGCGGGCGTGGTCTACGGCCGCTCCGCCACCGACGGACGGCTCTACCGCTCGCGCTACGACTTCACCAGCCAGCGCTGGCTGGAGCGTCACGTGGTCGAGAGCTTCGCCGACTGGCGCCAGTACACCAAGGGGATCACGTCGATCGGCGGTGACACCCTGGTCGGTGTGACCGCCGCGGGCGCCGCCCACTACTACCGCTTCGACGAGAACACCGGGGACTTCACCGTCTACAAGAAGACGGTGGCCGCGAGCGGCTGGCAGAACTACACGAACGTCTCCGGAGCGCCGGACGCCTGCCGGCTCACCGCGAACCCGACCCCGCCGTCCCCCGCCGCGCCGCCGGAGAACTACACCCCCACCGCGGCGGCCCAGTCCTCCGCCGGTTCGCTGGAGTTCGCCTACACGGACAACATCGGCCGCCTGGTGCACGGACGGATGACGGACCCCTCCGACTTCAACGGCGTGCAGTGGACCACCGTCTCCGGCAACGAGGCGTTCACCGGGCGCCCCACCCTGGCCGAGCACAGCGACGGCCGGGTCGTCATCACCGCGCAGAACACCTCCGGCAGCATCTGGCAGCGCACGCAGACCGCCAAGGCCGGCGCCGACTGGAACAACTGGGTCGACCTGGCGGGCGCCATGGCCCACCGCCCGGTCACCGCGAGGACGCCCGGCGGGCTCCTCGTCCAGTTCGCCGTCGCCGCCGACGGTTCGCCCTGGTACCGCGTCCAGCAGCGGCCCAACGTCGACTTCATGGGGTGGATGCGGCTGACCGGCACCGGCCTGGCCGGTCCGCTCCAGGCCGTGACCGTCCGCGACGGCATCCAGCTCTTCGCCACCACCACGACCGGCACGCTCTCCACCGCCCGGTTCGCCGAGAGCGGCTCCCTCACCGCGTGGAGCGGCCTCGGTGCCCAGAACGTGAGTGACACCCCCTCGGTCGTCGTCTACCCCGGCTACCGCATACGGGTCTTCGCCAACGACGGCCAGGGCCACGTCATCACGGCGGCCCAGTCCACGGAGAACGGGGCGTTCGGGGCCTGGGACACGGTCGGCGGCCTGAGCGCCGACGGCCCGCCGAGCGCCGTCATCTCCCCGCTGACCGGCCTCACCGAGATCACCGCACGCGGCACCGACGGCTTCATCCACAACACCGGTGAGACCGTCCAGGGCAGCGGCTCCTGGCGGGCCTGGCAGCAGGCGTCCTTCGAGGCCTCCGCCACCGCGCCGACCACCTTCGCGTACACCAACAGCTCCGGCCCGACCTGGGCGTACGTCTTCCGTACCGCCGACAACCAGACCCGGATCTACCAGGTCCAGCAGGGCTTCGCCCGGAGCGCCGCCACGAGCGACGCGAACACCGCACCCCGGTTCACGGCAGGCGTCCTGCCCCGGCCCTCCGGGGACTGA